A stretch of [Clostridium] innocuum DNA encodes these proteins:
- a CDS encoding BglG family transcription antiterminator — protein sequence MKASALTKFLNLLLEESDYRKTGYFAEKLMVSNKTISNYITELRWYMREYGLDITAKHGVGIRMEGDRNALVKLQKSMQQEMQETFTSESRRKKIMEKLLMFDESISVRRLSDEFRVSSTSIVKDLERVEAELGQLDILLSRSKSGTRITAKEQRIRSAKRKFIFEELSSLTQQDQIMDFSLCRKILSRYVDEDTQSIAKKMIDIAQEKLGFHLDTNYYAQIFISYSIFIQRIRKGCELTEAPVRPVVTELHVLKTYPITEEMIQWLVHTQSITINDLDTRWVNARLSGVYHEEQSAKAGYSPIIQETVDELISSIGDIFNADFSSDDILKTGLSKHFIPMIARLKNNIKITHPFILQIKQQYTAMFSVVSLASSILEKKLGFTLSDDEIGFILIHFQAALERHNLSKKIAIVYNCGQANAMLIENQIKINLPTFDVIELISIHDLKTEYLRHFDFIISTMDLDISDIPSVVISPVADRLDIQRISQAYERLIRDVRESRFHYLLQAISTDAILVHQKCKTKEEILEKANSILLQKGYVEHGFFDSVKNREKVSSTEIGNGIAIPHGSDKYVNRTAIVLVTLDDPILWRDGMVSVVLFIAVSFEQKDTMRKLLKDLYHLISSEDFIGNIQKASTAEEIIGVLYGKSMKQEHCQ from the coding sequence ATGAAAGCATCTGCTCTTACAAAGTTTCTGAATCTCTTACTTGAAGAAAGCGATTATCGTAAAACCGGATATTTCGCAGAGAAGCTCATGGTATCAAATAAAACAATTTCCAATTATATAACAGAGCTGCGCTGGTATATGAGAGAATACGGATTGGATATCACGGCAAAGCACGGGGTGGGTATCCGTATGGAGGGTGATAGAAACGCTCTTGTAAAGCTGCAAAAATCCATGCAACAGGAGATGCAGGAAACCTTTACAAGTGAAAGCAGAAGAAAGAAAATCATGGAGAAGCTCTTAATGTTTGACGAAAGCATTTCCGTACGAAGGCTGTCGGATGAATTCCGTGTCAGCTCCACATCCATCGTTAAGGATTTGGAAAGGGTGGAGGCAGAGCTGGGACAGCTGGATATTCTGCTGAGCCGCAGTAAAAGCGGCACGAGGATCACCGCAAAGGAGCAGCGTATACGCAGTGCAAAGCGCAAGTTTATATTTGAGGAGCTTAGCTCTCTGACGCAACAGGATCAAATCATGGATTTCAGCCTCTGTCGTAAGATCTTATCCAGATATGTCGATGAGGACACACAGTCAATCGCAAAGAAAATGATTGATATAGCGCAGGAAAAGCTTGGTTTCCATCTGGATACCAATTATTACGCACAGATTTTCATATCGTATTCCATTTTTATTCAAAGAATCAGAAAGGGCTGTGAGCTGACAGAAGCTCCTGTCAGACCGGTGGTTACAGAGCTTCACGTTTTAAAAACCTATCCAATCACAGAAGAAATGATACAATGGCTCGTGCATACCCAAAGCATTACCATCAATGACCTTGACACCCGATGGGTCAATGCCCGTCTATCTGGTGTATATCATGAGGAGCAAAGCGCAAAAGCCGGGTATTCCCCTATCATTCAGGAAACCGTCGATGAGCTGATATCCTCAATCGGCGATATATTCAATGCAGATTTCTCATCCGATGATATATTAAAGACAGGACTGTCGAAGCACTTCATTCCGATGATCGCCCGATTAAAAAACAATATCAAGATTACACATCCCTTTATTCTGCAAATCAAACAGCAGTATACCGCCATGTTCTCGGTCGTTTCTCTTGCCTCCAGTATTCTGGAGAAAAAGCTTGGTTTCACATTATCCGATGATGAGATAGGATTTATTCTCATTCACTTTCAGGCTGCTTTGGAGCGTCATAACCTCTCGAAAAAAATAGCTATTGTTTATAACTGCGGACAGGCGAATGCGATGCTGATAGAAAATCAAATAAAAATCAATCTGCCGACCTTTGACGTAATTGAGCTTATCAGCATCCACGATTTAAAAACAGAGTACCTCCGCCATTTTGATTTCATCATATCCACCATGGATCTGGATATCAGCGATATCCCCTCTGTTGTGATTTCTCCTGTTGCGGACAGGTTGGATATACAGAGAATCTCGCAAGCCTATGAAAGGCTTATTCGGGATGTCAGAGAATCCCGCTTCCATTATCTGCTGCAGGCAATCAGTACCGATGCGATTCTGGTTCATCAAAAATGCAAAACGAAAGAGGAGATTCTGGAGAAGGCAAACAGTATATTGCTACAAAAGGGTTATGTGGAGCATGGCTTTTTCGACAGCGTAAAGAACAGAGAAAAGGTTTCCTCTACGGAAATCGGAAATGGTATCGCAATACCGCACGGATCTGATAAGTATGTCAACCGGACCGCCATCGTGCTGGTTACGCTGGATGATCCGATTCTTTGGCGTGACGGTATGGTGAGCGTGGTATTATTCATAGCTGTTTCCTTTGAACAAAAGGATACTATGAGAAAGCTTTTGAAGGATCTATATCACCTCATCAGCTCTGAGGATTTCATCGGGAATATCCAGAAAGCATCTACAGCTGAGGAAATCATCGGTGTGCTGTATGGAAAAAGCATGAAGCAGGAGCACTGTCAATAA
- a CDS encoding PTS sugar transporter subunit IIA yields MFEQSIVKVSERKFRTKKEIIAYLSQLAAAAGKIDDMDRYITAVLQREETASTAVGFKIAIPHGESDAVTQTFVACVQLKHPVVWDHDEVDLVFMIGVPLSSRNKEHLRILAMLSRHLMKEDFRRELREAKTDDEFYERIKFLENER; encoded by the coding sequence ATGTTTGAACAGTCGATTGTGAAGGTGTCCGAAAGAAAATTCCGGACAAAGAAAGAAATCATAGCCTACTTATCACAGCTCGCTGCAGCTGCAGGAAAAATCGATGATATGGACCGCTATATCACAGCAGTGCTGCAGCGTGAGGAAACTGCATCAACTGCGGTGGGGTTCAAAATCGCGATACCACATGGGGAATCAGATGCCGTCACGCAAACCTTTGTTGCGTGTGTTCAGCTGAAGCATCCCGTTGTGTGGGATCATGATGAGGTCGATCTTGTATTTATGATCGGAGTGCCGCTGTCGAGCAGAAACAAAGAGCACCTTCGTATTCTTGCAATGCTGAGCCGTCACTTAATGAAGGAAGACTTCCGCAGAGAATTGCGTGAAGCGAAAACGGATGATGAATTTTATGAAAGGATTAAATTTTTAGAAAACGAAAGATAA
- a CDS encoding PTS fructose transporter subunit IIBC: MKIVAVAACTIGIAHTYMAQEAIEQECKKRGYACKVETQGGMGIENELDEDEIAEADAVILAIAIGIEGEERFEEKEEAGKIIKIDPSVVIRDPAEIIDRAEKL, from the coding sequence ATGAAAATCGTTGCAGTAGCTGCATGTACCATCGGTATTGCACACACTTACATGGCACAGGAGGCCATTGAACAGGAATGTAAAAAACGCGGATATGCATGTAAAGTGGAAACACAGGGCGGTATGGGAATTGAAAATGAATTGGATGAGGATGAAATAGCGGAGGCAGATGCTGTCATCCTTGCCATTGCCATCGGTATTGAGGGAGAAGAACGTTTTGAGGAAAAAGAGGAAGCCGGAAAAATCATTAAAATCGATCCGTCCGTAGTGATCAGAGATCCGGCAGAAATCATCGATCGGGCAGAGAAATTATAA
- a CDS encoding PTS fructose transporter subunit IIC — protein sequence MFKTIGKDLVKAFNTGVSYFLPAVVIGGVFLAFALATGEAGSDGMKITNSFMQNINTIGSAGMAMMIPMLAGYIAYSLAGKPALAPGMIIGYIANNPAGDNNVSTGFLGAMIMGILVGYVCKWIKSWKVGPTIKSIMPVLIIPIISALICALAYLYILVGPLGALMKALTEMLSGMQGGSAILLGIVIGLMTAFDMGGPINKTASAFTMALMAEGLYGPNGAFRVAVAIPPLGLALSTFISRRKYDNAEKQLGVTSAFMGLIGITEGAIPFAVKDIKHVLPAIMGGSAVGAGLAMMHAIECYVPHGGMIVAAATNKPLLYTLDMAIGVIVTALLLMILKPNLEDKEKKKVGTAADQGSMPVK from the coding sequence ATGTTTAAAACTATAGGAAAAGATTTAGTTAAGGCGTTTAATACCGGAGTATCCTATTTCCTTCCGGCTGTTGTCATCGGCGGTGTGTTCCTTGCATTTGCGCTGGCAACCGGTGAGGCAGGCAGCGACGGCATGAAGATAACAAATTCCTTTATGCAGAATATCAATACCATCGGTTCTGCAGGTATGGCGATGATGATTCCGATGCTGGCAGGGTATATCGCATACTCCCTGGCTGGAAAGCCTGCACTGGCACCCGGTATGATTATCGGTTATATCGCAAACAATCCGGCTGGAGATAACAATGTTTCTACAGGATTTCTGGGGGCGATGATTATGGGGATTCTGGTTGGCTATGTGTGCAAATGGATCAAAAGCTGGAAGGTGGGACCGACGATCAAGTCCATTATGCCGGTTCTGATTATTCCAATCATATCCGCGTTGATTTGCGCTCTGGCGTATCTATATATTCTGGTTGGACCTCTGGGGGCGTTGATGAAGGCTTTGACAGAGATGCTCAGCGGTATGCAGGGGGGCAGCGCAATCCTGCTTGGAATTGTAATCGGATTGATGACAGCATTTGATATGGGTGGTCCCATTAACAAGACGGCATCAGCATTCACAATGGCACTTATGGCTGAGGGGCTGTATGGACCAAACGGCGCATTCCGTGTTGCCGTGGCAATCCCACCGCTCGGATTGGCATTATCCACCTTTATTTCACGTAGAAAATATGATAATGCTGAAAAACAGCTGGGAGTTACCAGCGCCTTTATGGGATTGATCGGAATCACTGAGGGAGCGATACCATTTGCCGTAAAGGATATCAAGCATGTGCTTCCCGCAATTATGGGAGGCAGTGCCGTGGGTGCAGGTCTTGCAATGATGCACGCCATTGAGTGCTATGTACCTCACGGCGGAATGATTGTTGCTGCTGCGACGAATAAGCCGCTGCTGTATACGCTGGATATGGCAATTGGTGTCATTGTGACTGCACTCCTGCTCATGATTCTCAAACCGAATCTTGAGGATAAGGAAAAAAAGAAGGTTGGAACAGCCGCTGATCAGGGCAGTATGCCTGTGAAATAG